Proteins encoded by one window of Dendropsophus ebraccatus isolate aDenEbr1 chromosome 4, aDenEbr1.pat, whole genome shotgun sequence:
- the POLR2L gene encoding DNA-directed RNA polymerases I, II, and III subunit RPABC5: MIIPVRCFTCGKIVGNKWEAYLGLLQAEYTEGDALDALGLKRYCCRRMLLAHVDLIEKLLNYAPLEK; this comes from the exons ATGATTATCCCTGTCAGATGCTTCACATGTGGGAAGATCGTCGGAAATAAGTGGGAGGCGTACCTGGGGCTGCTGCAGGCTGAGTATACTGAAGG TGACGCGCTGGATGCATTAGGCCTGAAGAGGTACTGCTGTCGTCGTATGCTTCTTGCCCATGTGGATCTCATAGAGAAGCTTTTAAACTACGCTCCCTTGGAGAAATGA